The Catenuloplanes niger genome includes a window with the following:
- a CDS encoding ATP-binding protein — protein sequence MTSEPASIPGLELPDSGTPVERLAHLLRQLRRRQARRRGAPETTYRELSARTGWSIGAISGYFAGRILPPTDRFDILVTLLGATQAERGPLATARDLAHESRRAHTHESRRADTHEGRRARAHEGRGDGPPEAPPPWLLPAVCAPFAGRAHELAELDAAPPGGIVTITGGAGVGKTALAVHWGHDRAGRFPDGQLFVGLRGFVPGRPPAAPAEVVRDLLEALGAAPAAIPPGVTARVNLYRSLLAGRRMLVVLDDARDAEQARPLLPGAAGCLTVITSRNRLTGLTVVEGAHPLPLGVLPPGEARALLAARLGPERVAAEPGPVAELIHRCARLPLALAVVAARGTLRPDATLDRLARELRAAQGTLEGFTGDDPAADPRVAFAGSYRLLSPPAARLFRWIGAHPGPDLSVAAAAGLTGTAADAVRPALAELLRAHLVQEHQPGRYVVHDLLRAYALEQSRLTDGPARRRAAVRRVLDHCLHSAHAAATLLHPDDRTPVPPAPAPGVTPELPAGRDEARRWLEREHRVLVGAVSHAAQHGFPRHAWQLARALTSFLDWRGDWHELAEIQRVALAAADDDPGRISAHRLLARALNRLGRYDDARTHLTAAIALCHGSGLRADEARCHLNLSLTLELSGQHRAALEHGRRAAELFDAAGDRAGHATALGVVGWCHALLGEYGSALACCRRAVDEQAALGQESPSTLDSLGFAQHRLGRYAAAGTAYRRAVALYREAGDRYHEADTLIHLGDCHRDDGDDHAARAAWDRAREILTELRHPAVAAVTDRVRTLSGVPRPVR from the coding sequence GTGACGTCCGAACCGGCATCCATCCCGGGACTCGAGCTCCCGGACTCCGGCACGCCCGTCGAACGACTCGCCCACCTGCTCCGGCAGCTGCGCCGGCGTCAGGCGCGGCGGCGCGGCGCCCCGGAGACCACCTACCGCGAGCTCTCCGCGCGGACCGGCTGGTCGATCGGCGCGATCTCCGGCTACTTCGCCGGACGCATCCTGCCGCCGACCGACCGCTTCGACATCCTCGTCACGCTGCTCGGCGCCACCCAGGCCGAGCGCGGCCCGCTCGCCACCGCCCGCGACCTCGCCCACGAGAGCCGCCGCGCCCACACCCACGAGAGCCGCCGTGCCGACACCCACGAGGGCCGCCGTGCCCGTGCCCACGAGGGCCGCGGGGACGGCCCGCCGGAGGCTCCGCCGCCCTGGCTGCTGCCGGCGGTCTGCGCGCCGTTCGCCGGCCGCGCCCACGAGCTCGCCGAGCTGGACGCGGCACCGCCGGGCGGGATCGTCACGATCACCGGTGGCGCCGGCGTCGGCAAGACCGCGCTCGCGGTCCACTGGGGACACGACCGGGCCGGCCGGTTCCCGGACGGGCAGCTCTTCGTGGGCCTGCGCGGCTTCGTCCCCGGGCGCCCGCCGGCCGCGCCCGCCGAGGTGGTCCGCGACCTGCTGGAGGCGCTGGGCGCGGCGCCGGCCGCGATCCCGCCCGGCGTGACCGCGCGCGTCAACCTCTATCGCAGCCTGCTGGCCGGCCGCCGCATGCTCGTGGTGCTGGACGACGCGCGCGACGCCGAGCAGGCCCGGCCGCTGCTCCCCGGCGCCGCCGGCTGCCTGACCGTGATCACCAGCCGGAACCGGCTCACCGGCCTGACCGTGGTGGAGGGCGCGCATCCGCTGCCGCTCGGCGTGCTGCCGCCCGGCGAGGCCCGCGCGCTGCTGGCCGCGCGACTCGGCCCGGAGCGGGTGGCCGCGGAGCCGGGCCCGGTCGCCGAGCTGATCCACCGCTGCGCCCGGCTCCCGCTCGCGCTGGCCGTGGTCGCGGCGCGCGGCACGCTCCGGCCGGACGCCACGCTGGACCGGCTCGCCCGCGAGCTGCGGGCCGCACAGGGCACGCTCGAGGGGTTCACCGGCGACGATCCGGCCGCGGACCCGCGCGTCGCGTTCGCCGGGTCGTACCGGCTGCTGAGCCCGCCCGCGGCCCGGCTGTTCCGCTGGATCGGCGCGCATCCGGGCCCGGACCTGAGCGTGGCGGCGGCGGCCGGGCTCACCGGCACCGCGGCCGACGCGGTCCGTCCCGCACTCGCCGAACTGCTCCGCGCGCACCTCGTCCAGGAACACCAGCCCGGCCGGTACGTGGTGCACGACCTGCTCCGGGCGTACGCGCTGGAACAGTCCCGGCTCACCGACGGCCCGGCCCGGCGGCGGGCCGCCGTGCGCCGCGTCCTCGACCACTGTCTGCACAGCGCGCACGCCGCCGCCACACTGCTGCACCCGGACGACCGGACGCCGGTGCCGCCCGCACCCGCGCCCGGCGTCACCCCGGAGCTGCCCGCCGGCCGTGACGAGGCCCGGCGCTGGCTGGAGCGCGAGCACCGGGTGCTGGTCGGTGCCGTCAGCCACGCCGCACAGCACGGCTTCCCGCGCCACGCCTGGCAGCTGGCCCGCGCGCTCACCTCGTTCCTGGACTGGCGCGGTGACTGGCACGAGCTGGCCGAGATCCAGCGGGTCGCGCTCGCGGCCGCGGACGACGATCCCGGCCGCATCTCCGCGCACCGGCTGCTGGCCCGCGCGCTCAACCGCCTCGGCCGGTACGACGACGCCCGCACCCACCTCACCGCCGCGATCGCGCTCTGCCACGGCTCCGGCCTGCGCGCGGACGAGGCCCGCTGTCACCTCAATCTCTCGCTCACGCTGGAGCTGTCCGGGCAGCACCGGGCCGCGCTGGAGCACGGCCGCCGGGCCGCGGAACTGTTCGACGCGGCCGGGGACCGTGCCGGGCACGCGACCGCGCTGGGCGTGGTCGGCTGGTGCCACGCGCTGCTCGGCGAGTACGGCTCCGCGCTCGCCTGCTGCCGCCGCGCCGTGGACGAGCAGGCCGCGCTCGGCCAGGAGTCGCCGTCCACGCTGGACAGTCTCGGCTTCGCCCAGCACCGGCTGGGCCGGTACGCGGCGGCCGGCACCGCGTACCGGCGGGCGGTCGCGCTCTACCGCGAGGCCGGCGACCGCTACCACGAGGCGGACACGCTGATCCACCTCGGCGACTGTCACCGCGACGACGGCGACGACCACGCGGCCCGCGCCGCCTGGGACCGCGCCCGGGAGATCCTCACCGAGCTGCGCCACCCCGCGGTCGCCGCCGTCACCGACCGCGTCCGCACGCTCTCCGGCGTCCCCCGACCGGTGCGCTGA
- a CDS encoding RICIN domain-containing protein, whose product MKGSLKARLFFLVVTTVAALLTAPAAASAAPPGTIRSELNNLCVDIEGGSYAAGARVITWTCHGNANQRWYWDGDSIRSRLNNLCLDIAGGDYARGAGIIMWPCHGNANQSWYWYGDTIRSSLNNLCLDIEGGSYARGARLITWTCHGNANQAWY is encoded by the coding sequence ATGAAAGGCTCTCTCAAGGCTCGCCTGTTCTTCCTGGTGGTGACCACGGTCGCGGCGTTGCTGACCGCACCCGCGGCCGCGAGCGCGGCACCGCCCGGAACCATCCGCAGCGAGCTGAACAACCTGTGTGTGGACATCGAGGGCGGCAGCTACGCCGCCGGTGCCCGGGTCATCACCTGGACCTGTCACGGCAACGCGAACCAGCGCTGGTACTGGGACGGTGACTCGATCCGCAGCCGGCTCAACAACCTGTGCCTGGACATCGCGGGCGGCGACTACGCCCGCGGCGCGGGGATCATCATGTGGCCGTGTCACGGCAACGCGAACCAGAGCTGGTACTGGTACGGCGACACGATCCGCAGCAGTCTCAACAACCTCTGCCTGGACATCGAGGGCGGCAGTTACGCCCGCGGTGCCCGGCTGATCACCTGGACCTGCCACGGCAACGCCAACCAGGCCTGGTACTGA
- a CDS encoding SEC-C domain-containing protein, with protein sequence MKADLTSDDLLQIRQSALGAPDPLGVAAELADAVDAGRLADAKDAGLALTLAAEIAESRNKIDAALRYAERGLDAYGTRDDEKVAAARALRARILFRAGRADEAEAALEPLRPLLTRYTDAPAYVSAALAVGGRAKIAEQWLTEAVRSALAERGGSADPGSAEEAGQLFFLLQQRHRLRHALGLPHDGHDNLADRLETKLANAGAAATADAAEAELLFWPQAEFDRLVTEWPALGEAYGATWDEHRARLEKELVRLAAAGGVGLTLGVGSVDALVRTAGTDGDPADPRTRAGYARTQATRSTAISWPVERNGPCWCGSGQKYKKCCLPRSRG encoded by the coding sequence ATGAAAGCTGACTTGACCAGCGACGACCTTCTCCAGATCCGGCAGTCCGCGCTGGGCGCCCCCGACCCGCTCGGCGTGGCCGCCGAGCTGGCGGACGCGGTGGACGCCGGGCGGCTCGCGGACGCGAAAGACGCAGGGCTCGCGCTGACGCTCGCCGCGGAGATCGCCGAGAGCCGGAACAAGATCGACGCCGCGCTGCGGTACGCGGAGCGGGGCCTCGACGCGTACGGGACGCGCGACGACGAGAAGGTCGCCGCGGCCCGCGCGCTGCGGGCGCGGATCCTGTTCCGGGCCGGGCGCGCCGACGAGGCGGAGGCCGCGCTCGAGCCGCTGCGCCCGCTGCTGACCCGATACACCGACGCGCCGGCGTACGTGAGCGCCGCGCTCGCCGTGGGCGGCCGCGCCAAGATCGCCGAGCAGTGGCTGACCGAGGCCGTGAGGTCCGCGCTCGCCGAGCGCGGCGGGTCCGCGGACCCGGGCAGCGCCGAGGAGGCGGGCCAGCTGTTCTTCCTGCTGCAGCAGCGGCACCGGCTGCGGCACGCGCTCGGCCTGCCGCACGACGGGCACGACAACCTGGCCGACCGGCTGGAGACCAAGCTGGCGAACGCCGGCGCCGCCGCGACCGCCGACGCGGCCGAGGCCGAGCTGCTGTTCTGGCCGCAGGCCGAGTTCGACCGGCTGGTGACGGAGTGGCCGGCGCTCGGCGAGGCGTACGGCGCGACCTGGGACGAGCACCGCGCCCGCCTGGAGAAGGAGCTGGTCCGGCTGGCCGCGGCCGGCGGTGTCGGCCTGACGCTCGGCGTCGGCTCGGTGGACGCGCTGGTGCGCACGGCCGGTACGGACGGTGACCCGGCCGACCCGAGGACCCGCGCCGGTTACGCGCGCACCCAGGCGACCCGGTCGACCGCGATCTCCTGGCCGGTCGAGCGCAACGGCCCGTGCTGGTGCGGTTCCGGCCAGAAGTACAAGAAGTGCTGCCTGCCGCGCTCGCGCGGCTGA
- a CDS encoding Fur family transcriptional regulator translates to MTDGDRPRRRTRHRAAIDALLRETTEFLSAQRIHAGLRDRGIHIGLTTVYRAMQAMAEEGAVDATRTPAGELVYRHCSPRHHHHLMCRSCARVIEVEGPAIERWTTAVAERHGFRDLNHNVEIFGTCPSCAASPPPASPPAG, encoded by the coding sequence ATGACCGACGGCGACCGGCCACGGCGGCGCACCCGCCATCGCGCCGCGATAGACGCGCTGCTGCGCGAGACCACCGAGTTCCTCAGCGCGCAGCGGATCCACGCCGGCCTGCGCGACCGGGGCATCCACATCGGACTGACGACGGTCTACCGGGCGATGCAGGCGATGGCCGAGGAGGGCGCCGTCGACGCCACCCGCACCCCGGCGGGCGAGCTGGTCTACCGGCACTGCAGCCCGCGCCACCATCACCACCTGATGTGCCGCTCCTGCGCCCGCGTCATCGAGGTCGAGGGCCCCGCCATCGAGCGCTGGACCACCGCCGTCGCGGAACGCCACGGCTTCCGCGACCTCAACCACAACGTCGAGATCTTCGGCACCTGCCCCTCCTGCGCCGCCTCCCCGCCGCCGGCTTCCCCGCCGGCCGGCTGA
- a CDS encoding S8 family serine peptidase: MTLSFHGRSVSLIVATATLLAATPPAAALARPAPPPASSVPSPAGAGSPFARPAGPGAGEVITLITGDRVTVTPAATTVAGPDGEPVGARVTTAGGDTFVVPDRAAPYLAAGVLDRRLFNVSLLLRDGYRDQLPLIVAYRDAPAARRSGSPLDGSTEVRALPSVRGSAVTTDADRAGDLWASLTEGGAAARTTTPERAPGARQLAHGVEKVWLDGRIRAALADTTAQIGAPGVWAGGNTAEGVDVAVLDTGVDADHPDLAGQIESSVSFVPGEDVTDRNGHGTHVASTIAGTGAASDGRERGVAPGADLQVGKVLNNGGGGQESWAVAGMEWAALDRGAKVISMSLGGSPTDGTDPMSAAVNRLSAETGALFVIAAGNDGPWQTTVGTPGAADAALTVGAVDAADAIADFSSRGPRLADRALKPEITAPGVGVLAARSQFDNGGTGAYRAMNGTSMATPHVAGAAALLAAEHTGWTGGQLKDALVSTAAETPGIPPYEGGSGRVDIARTTAATVFATGTAYLGIHPRGGRAERPVTYTNLGTTDVTLGLTLDAPGVPEGLLSLSAPSVTVPAGGTATVTVTADLSRTTAKGSWTARVAAGGLADTVIGVSTEEQPRHLVITSTGRDGEPMAGEITLLREGDPAGHYLAYLTGGTLDVLVPEGRYSVWMWGEVEGVNGPHSRGVALVTAPDVVVTGNTAITLDASRTQRVDAITPRTSADAVLRLDYHRKIGDANAVTDAFVIDNFYDSMWVTPGETVPDGEMSVTARWRKTEPVLRIAHDGDWFDDLHVLPGSALPPAGSRHLNAVFAGSGDAAGFAAVDARRKIAVVRRGDIDAQVEAAEAAGAAMLLIVNDEPGRYFDGTSRTPVAVASVTRDAGERLIAALGRAAGSLRVVSDPVTDYTYDLVRHWDTTVPASVTYRPAERELARVDSDFRNAPDDQAYEYRYDLNPHLTTGVGFAAPPVRSGRFRTDWVTVQDGVRWISEVNNRSSGQWGASTAYRAGTTVGEQWFGAIVRPRITDFVRMPHRTGNRLRAEIIGWGDSGAAHSGLYVPGVVDWSTTVYQGGTVVDGTPGGYLDTGAELSPARLPYRMVVATERDPAADPYSVTTRTAWDFVSGAADTRHQLPLIQLDYAVDTGLDRRAARNTTLTVTPSHLPGGPATSSIGSVTVAVSYDDGRTWTEQRVRRTAAGWTTELRAPAGAEAVTIRAGARDAHGNAVEQTITRAFGLR; encoded by the coding sequence GTGACGCTCTCGTTCCACGGCAGGTCGGTGTCGCTCATCGTCGCGACCGCGACCCTGCTGGCGGCAACCCCGCCGGCCGCCGCACTCGCCCGTCCCGCCCCACCGCCCGCAAGCTCCGTCCCGTCCCCCGCGGGCGCCGGCTCGCCGTTCGCGCGTCCCGCCGGCCCGGGTGCCGGTGAGGTCATCACGCTGATCACCGGTGACCGGGTGACGGTCACGCCCGCCGCCACCACGGTGGCCGGCCCGGACGGTGAGCCGGTCGGCGCGCGGGTCACCACCGCCGGCGGTGACACGTTCGTCGTGCCGGACCGGGCCGCGCCGTATCTCGCGGCCGGCGTGCTGGACCGGCGGCTCTTCAACGTCTCCCTGCTGCTGCGCGACGGCTACCGCGACCAGCTCCCGCTGATCGTCGCCTACCGGGACGCGCCCGCGGCCCGGCGCTCCGGGTCGCCGCTGGACGGCAGCACGGAGGTGCGTGCGCTGCCCAGCGTCCGCGGCAGCGCCGTCACCACGGACGCGGATCGCGCCGGCGACCTCTGGGCGTCGCTGACCGAGGGCGGTGCGGCGGCCCGCACCACGACGCCGGAACGCGCACCCGGTGCCCGGCAACTCGCGCACGGCGTCGAGAAGGTCTGGCTCGACGGCCGGATCCGGGCCGCGCTGGCGGACACCACCGCGCAGATCGGCGCGCCCGGCGTCTGGGCCGGCGGGAACACCGCGGAGGGCGTCGACGTGGCCGTGCTGGACACCGGCGTCGACGCGGACCACCCGGACCTGGCCGGGCAGATCGAGTCCAGCGTCAGCTTCGTGCCCGGCGAGGACGTCACCGACCGCAACGGTCACGGCACGCACGTCGCGTCCACGATCGCCGGCACCGGCGCCGCCTCGGACGGCCGGGAGCGCGGCGTCGCGCCCGGCGCGGACCTGCAGGTCGGCAAGGTCCTCAACAACGGCGGCGGTGGCCAGGAGTCATGGGCCGTGGCCGGCATGGAGTGGGCCGCCCTGGACCGCGGGGCGAAGGTGATCAGCATGAGCCTGGGCGGGTCACCGACGGACGGCACCGACCCGATGAGCGCCGCGGTCAACCGGCTCAGCGCGGAGACCGGCGCGCTGTTCGTGATCGCGGCCGGCAACGACGGCCCGTGGCAGACCACGGTCGGCACGCCCGGCGCCGCGGACGCGGCCCTGACGGTCGGCGCGGTCGACGCGGCCGACGCGATCGCGGACTTCTCCAGTCGCGGGCCGCGCCTGGCCGACCGCGCGCTCAAGCCGGAGATCACCGCGCCCGGTGTCGGCGTGCTGGCGGCCCGCTCGCAGTTCGACAACGGGGGCACGGGCGCGTACCGGGCGATGAACGGCACGTCGATGGCGACGCCGCACGTGGCCGGCGCGGCCGCGCTGCTCGCCGCGGAACACACCGGCTGGACCGGTGGGCAGCTCAAGGACGCGCTGGTCAGCACCGCGGCGGAGACGCCGGGGATCCCGCCGTACGAGGGCGGCAGCGGCCGGGTGGACATCGCCCGGACCACGGCCGCGACCGTGTTCGCCACGGGCACCGCGTACCTCGGCATCCACCCGCGCGGCGGCCGGGCCGAGCGCCCGGTCACGTACACCAACCTCGGCACCACGGACGTCACGCTGGGCCTGACGCTGGACGCGCCGGGCGTACCCGAGGGGCTGCTGTCGCTGTCCGCGCCGTCGGTGACGGTGCCGGCCGGCGGGACCGCCACGGTCACGGTCACGGCCGACCTCTCCCGGACCACGGCGAAGGGGTCGTGGACCGCGCGGGTCGCGGCGGGCGGACTCGCCGACACGGTGATCGGCGTCAGCACCGAGGAGCAGCCCCGGCACCTGGTGATCACGTCGACCGGCCGGGACGGCGAACCGATGGCCGGCGAGATCACGCTGCTGCGCGAGGGCGACCCGGCCGGCCACTACCTCGCCTACCTGACCGGTGGCACGCTGGACGTGCTGGTGCCGGAGGGCCGCTACTCGGTGTGGATGTGGGGCGAGGTCGAGGGCGTGAACGGGCCGCACTCGCGCGGCGTGGCGCTGGTGACCGCGCCGGACGTGGTCGTCACCGGGAACACCGCGATCACGCTGGACGCGTCCCGCACTCAGCGGGTCGACGCGATCACGCCGCGGACCAGCGCGGACGCGGTGCTGCGCCTGGACTACCACCGGAAGATCGGCGACGCCAACGCGGTCACGGACGCGTTCGTGATCGACAACTTCTACGACAGCATGTGGGTCACGCCGGGCGAGACCGTGCCGGACGGTGAGATGTCGGTGACCGCGCGCTGGCGGAAGACCGAGCCGGTGCTGCGGATCGCGCACGACGGCGACTGGTTCGACGACCTGCACGTGCTGCCCGGTTCGGCGCTGCCGCCGGCCGGCTCACGGCACCTGAACGCGGTCTTCGCCGGCTCCGGCGACGCGGCCGGGTTCGCGGCGGTCGACGCCCGGCGGAAGATCGCGGTGGTTCGCCGCGGTGACATCGACGCCCAGGTGGAGGCCGCGGAGGCGGCCGGCGCGGCCATGCTGCTGATCGTCAACGACGAGCCCGGCCGGTACTTCGACGGCACCAGCCGCACGCCGGTCGCGGTGGCGTCGGTGACCAGGGACGCCGGTGAGCGGCTGATCGCCGCGCTCGGCCGGGCGGCCGGCAGCCTCCGGGTCGTCTCCGACCCGGTCACCGACTACACGTACGACCTGGTGCGGCACTGGGACACCACGGTGCCGGCGTCGGTGACGTACCGGCCGGCCGAGCGGGAACTGGCCCGGGTCGACTCCGACTTCCGCAACGCGCCGGACGACCAGGCGTACGAGTACCGGTACGACCTGAACCCGCACCTGACCACCGGCGTGGGCTTCGCGGCGCCGCCGGTGCGGTCCGGCCGGTTCCGCACCGACTGGGTCACGGTGCAGGACGGCGTGCGATGGATCTCCGAGGTGAACAACCGCTCGTCCGGCCAGTGGGGTGCCAGCACGGCCTACCGCGCCGGTACGACCGTGGGTGAGCAGTGGTTCGGCGCGATCGTCCGGCCGCGGATCACCGACTTCGTGCGGATGCCGCACCGCACCGGCAACCGGCTCCGGGCGGAGATCATCGGCTGGGGCGATTCCGGCGCCGCCCACTCCGGCCTGTACGTGCCCGGCGTCGTCGACTGGTCCACCACGGTGTACCAGGGCGGCACGGTGGTCGACGGCACGCCGGGCGGTTACCTCGACACCGGCGCGGAGCTGAGCCCGGCGCGCCTGCCGTACCGGATGGTGGTCGCCACCGAGCGTGACCCGGCCGCCGACCCGTACTCCGTGACCACGCGCACGGCCTGGGACTTCGTCTCCGGCGCGGCGGACACGCGGCACCAGCTGCCGCTGATCCAGCTCGACTACGCGGTGGACACCGGGCTCGACCGGCGCGCGGCGCGGAACACGACGCTGACCGTCACGCCGTCGCACCTGCCCGGCGGCCCGGCCACGTCGTCGATCGGGTCGGTGACCGTCGCGGTCTCCTACGACGACGGCCGCACCTGGACCGAGCAGCGGGTGCGGCGCACCGCGGCCGGCTGGACCACCGAGCTGCGCGCGCCCGCCGGCGCCGAGGCCGTCACGATCCGGGCCGGTGCCCGGGACGCGCACGGCAACGCGGTGGAGCAGACCATCACCCGGGCGTTCGGCCTGCGGTGA
- a CDS encoding alpha/beta fold hydrolase, with translation MSANDTGSGTGPLAPGTHELGIEGVRQVYHVAGRGPVCVAHPGGPGLDWAYLRSPELEAHFTVVYPEPVGTGRSGRPPRLGLDVHVRFLAALIARLGRPVHLLGHSYGGFVTQSYALAHPEALSGLVLYSTSPQAGPEFWAEGTAALDAHPRRHPDVPEAADVPEAFRRAVTAPDDDSMTREFAAALPAYFADFYARRPDFASFRAAIRMSRQAASAPDPVPFDVTDRLSEITVPTVVIVGERDFLCGPRWGSLLADGIPRARLHLLRDSGHFAHVEQPAPFAAAAASVLRAAPAPPPAGRGPSTRNRVCGGA, from the coding sequence ATGTCAGCCAACGACACCGGCTCCGGTACGGGACCGCTCGCGCCGGGCACGCACGAACTCGGCATCGAGGGAGTACGGCAGGTCTACCACGTCGCCGGCCGCGGCCCGGTGTGTGTGGCCCACCCGGGCGGGCCCGGCCTGGACTGGGCCTACCTGCGTTCGCCGGAGCTCGAGGCACACTTCACGGTGGTGTACCCGGAGCCGGTCGGCACCGGCCGTTCCGGCCGGCCGCCCCGCCTCGGCCTGGACGTCCACGTGCGTTTCCTGGCCGCGCTGATCGCGCGTCTCGGCCGGCCGGTCCACCTCCTCGGCCATTCGTACGGCGGTTTCGTGACCCAGAGCTACGCGCTGGCGCATCCGGAGGCCCTGTCCGGGCTGGTGTTGTACTCCACGTCACCGCAGGCCGGGCCGGAGTTCTGGGCGGAGGGGACGGCCGCGCTGGACGCCCATCCACGACGTCATCCGGACGTGCCGGAGGCCGCGGACGTGCCGGAGGCGTTCCGGCGGGCGGTGACCGCCCCCGACGACGACAGCATGACCCGGGAGTTCGCGGCCGCGTTGCCGGCCTACTTCGCCGACTTCTATGCGAGGCGGCCCGACTTCGCCTCCTTCCGGGCCGCGATCCGGATGTCCAGGCAGGCCGCGAGCGCGCCGGATCCGGTGCCGTTCGACGTGACCGACCGGCTGAGCGAGATCACCGTACCCACGGTGGTGATCGTCGGGGAGCGGGACTTCCTGTGCGGTCCGCGCTGGGGCTCCCTGCTGGCCGACGGCATCCCCCGGGCCCGCCTGCACCTGCTGCGCGACAGCGGCCACTTCGCACACGTCGAACAGCCCGCCCCGTTCGCCGCCGCCGCGGCGTCCGTCCTGCGGGCCGCACCCGCACCGCCCCCGGCCGGCCGCGGTCCCAGCACGCGGAACCGGGTGTGCGGCGGTGCTTAG